In one Papio anubis isolate 15944 chromosome 11, Panubis1.0, whole genome shotgun sequence genomic region, the following are encoded:
- the PLAC9 gene encoding placenta-specific protein 9 isoform X1, with the protein MGCRGASGGGGFSQARKPGAAQEFWLELRAFPPGPAGRDPGRAAAGRRGAALCRAGTMRPLLCALAGLALLRAAGSLAAAEPFSPPRGDSAQSTVCDRHMAVQRRLDVMEEMVEKTVDHLGTEVKGLLGLLEELAWNLPPGPFSPTPDLLGEDGF; encoded by the exons ATGGGATGCAGAGGGGCCTCTGGAGGGGGCGGGTTCTCTCAAGCCAGAAAGCCCGGAGCCGCCCAGGAATTTTGGCTCGAACTGAGAGCATTTCCTCCCGGGCCGGCCGGGCGCGATCCGGGAAGGGCGGCTGCGGGCAGACGCGGCGCTGCGCTCTGCCGGGCCGGCACCATGCGGCCCCTGCTCTGCGCGCTGGCCGGGCTGGCCCTGCTCCGCGCCGCGGGCTCTTTGGCCG CTGCAGAACCCTTCAGCCCTCCACGAGGAGATTCAGCTCAGAGCACAGTGTGTGACAGACATATGGCTGTGCAACGCCGTCTAGATGTCATGGAGGAG ATGGTAGAGAAGACCGTGGATCACCTGGGGACAGAGGTAAAAGGCCTGCTGGGCCTGCTGGAGGAGCTGGCCTGGAACCTGCCCCCGGGACCCTTCAGCCCCACTCCCGACCTCCTCGGAGAAG ATGGCTTCTGA
- the PLAC9 gene encoding placenta-specific protein 9 isoform X2, with product MGCRGASGGGGFSQARKPGAAQEFWLELRAFPPGPAGRDPGRAAAGRRGAALCRAGTMRPLLCALAGLALLRAAGSLAAAEPFSPPRGDSAQSTVCDRHMAVQRRLDVMEEVTGPRSWSPAAGGGAPARQHPQSQPCPLAVLPQLHVK from the exons ATGGGATGCAGAGGGGCCTCTGGAGGGGGCGGGTTCTCTCAAGCCAGAAAGCCCGGAGCCGCCCAGGAATTTTGGCTCGAACTGAGAGCATTTCCTCCCGGGCCGGCCGGGCGCGATCCGGGAAGGGCGGCTGCGGGCAGACGCGGCGCTGCGCTCTGCCGGGCCGGCACCATGCGGCCCCTGCTCTGCGCGCTGGCCGGGCTGGCCCTGCTCCGCGCCGCGGGCTCTTTGGCCG CTGCAGAACCCTTCAGCCCTCCACGAGGAGATTCAGCTCAGAGCACAGTGTGTGACAGACATATGGCTGTGCAACGCCGTCTAGATGTCATGGAGGAGGTAACAGG CCCCCGGAGCTGGAGCCCAGCAGCTGGAGGTGGTGCACCTGCCAGGCAGCACCCACAGAGCCAGCCCTGTCCTCTCGCCGTCCTTCCTCAGCTTCATGTGAAATAA